From the Serratia nematodiphila DZ0503SBS1 genome, one window contains:
- a CDS encoding MgtC/SapB family protein — protein sequence MHFIHTLLTLLTASVLGAAIGYERQFRQRTAGLRTNTLVATSAAIFVHLAMTIDGSGGAVRVISYVVSGVGFLGAGAIMKEGMNIRGLNTAATLWGSAAVGACAGCGLYGDALAATLFVLAANTLLRPLVNMVNKQPFNDVNGESTYQICVIAFEHEQREALAKFKQVLQGENCFISHLDIEPFGDDDVEITATLMPASVTTPVLDQTINKLLNDSMMKQAYYSRIAGSG from the coding sequence ATGCATTTCATTCATACACTGCTGACGCTGCTGACCGCGTCCGTCCTGGGCGCCGCCATCGGCTACGAAAGACAATTCCGCCAGCGCACCGCCGGGCTGCGCACCAATACGCTGGTGGCCACCAGCGCGGCGATTTTCGTCCACCTGGCCATGACCATCGACGGCAGCGGCGGCGCGGTGCGCGTCATCTCCTACGTGGTCTCCGGCGTCGGCTTTCTCGGCGCCGGGGCCATCATGAAAGAAGGGATGAACATCCGCGGCCTGAACACCGCCGCCACGCTCTGGGGCTCCGCGGCGGTCGGCGCCTGCGCCGGCTGCGGCCTGTACGGCGATGCGCTGGCCGCCACGCTGTTCGTGCTCGCCGCCAACACCCTGCTGCGCCCTCTGGTCAATATGGTCAACAAACAGCCCTTCAATGACGTTAACGGCGAATCCACCTACCAGATTTGCGTCATTGCCTTCGAGCATGAACAGCGTGAAGCGCTGGCCAAATTCAAACAGGTGCTGCAAGGAGAAAACTGCTTTATCTCGCATCTGGATATCGAACCCTTTGGCGACGACGACGTGGAGATCACCGCCACGCTGATGCCGGCCTCCGTCACCACGCCGGTGCTCGACCAGACCATCAATAAACTGCTGAACGACAGCATGATGAAACAGGCCTATTACAGCCGCATCGCCGGCTCCGGCTAA
- a CDS encoding ABC transporter ATP-binding protein: MMVKKTTLLTVNNASKSVQPTGKEKRLVLNEINLRLYDNEVVSILGQSGSGKSTLLRILSGLIAPDLGTVMLGDKKVSGPNPQINMVFQTFAIFPWLNVYQNIAFGLQAQDLPPQVVEAQTLKMLDLVGLAPYRDAYPRELSGGMRQRVGFARALAVEPMLLLLDEPFSALDVYTGEHLRSDLLRIWSTRQIKTRSIVLVTHSVEEAVMMSDRILLLGAGTLDGCYHIAQRRETRTREGMQPLTDKISETLSRQIAAAH, from the coding sequence ATGATGGTAAAAAAAACCACGCTGCTGACGGTTAATAACGCCAGCAAAAGCGTTCAGCCTACCGGTAAAGAAAAACGCCTGGTGCTGAATGAAATCAACCTGCGCCTCTACGATAACGAGGTCGTCAGCATTTTGGGGCAGTCCGGCTCGGGCAAATCCACCCTGCTGCGCATACTTTCCGGCCTGATCGCGCCGGATCTGGGCACCGTGATGCTGGGGGATAAAAAAGTCTCGGGGCCGAATCCGCAAATCAACATGGTGTTCCAGACCTTCGCCATTTTCCCGTGGCTGAACGTCTACCAGAATATCGCCTTCGGGCTGCAGGCGCAGGATCTGCCGCCGCAGGTGGTCGAAGCCCAGACGCTGAAAATGCTCGATCTGGTCGGTCTCGCGCCCTACCGCGACGCCTACCCGCGCGAGCTTTCCGGCGGCATGCGCCAGCGGGTCGGCTTTGCGCGCGCGCTGGCGGTAGAACCGATGCTGCTGTTGCTGGATGAGCCGTTTTCCGCGCTGGACGTCTATACCGGCGAACACCTGCGCAGCGATCTGCTGCGCATCTGGAGCACGCGCCAGATCAAAACCCGCTCCATCGTGCTGGTGACCCACAGCGTAGAGGAAGCGGTGATGATGTCTGATCGCATCCTCCTGCTGGGCGCCGGCACCCTCGACGGCTGCTATCACATCGCGCAGCGCCGCGAGACGCGTACCCGCGAGGGGATGCAGCCGCTGACGGACAAAATCAGCGAGACGCTCAGCCGGCAGATCGCCGCCGCGCACTGA
- a CDS encoding porin, with translation MKHKSLLMALVILMPAAAAGAEIVNKDGNKLDLYGQLNGVHYFSSDADNNGDRSYTRFGFKGETQIAEGLTGYGQWEYQAGLDQAESAGPGNSYTRLGFAGLTFGRWGSLDYGRSYGLLYDVAGWTDVLPEFGNDSYEAADNFMTGRANGLLTYHNRSLGGLLDGLDLGLQYQGKNRGDDALRAKDIQTQNGDGYAFSATYDTGAGLNFGAAYANSARTLAQQRFGLADGDRARAWTLGLKYDLDNLYLAASYARTENMTYVDGDRYAGFAPRADAVEAVAQYHFDSGVTPSVAYLQTRGRNLPGIGDADLVKYLDLALNYSFNANMSTYVEYKLNLLQRQNAVGAGADDIIETGIMYQF, from the coding sequence ATGAAACATAAAAGCTTACTGATGGCGCTGGTCATCCTGATGCCGGCGGCCGCCGCCGGGGCAGAAATCGTCAACAAAGACGGCAATAAACTGGATCTGTACGGCCAACTGAACGGGGTGCATTACTTCAGCAGCGATGCCGACAATAACGGCGATCGCTCCTACACCCGTTTCGGTTTCAAAGGCGAGACGCAGATCGCCGAGGGGCTGACAGGGTATGGCCAATGGGAATATCAGGCGGGGCTCGATCAGGCGGAAAGCGCCGGGCCGGGCAATAGCTATACCCGGCTGGGCTTCGCCGGGCTGACGTTCGGCCGCTGGGGCAGCCTGGACTACGGCCGCAGCTACGGCCTGCTGTATGACGTGGCCGGCTGGACGGACGTGCTGCCCGAATTCGGCAACGACAGCTACGAAGCGGCCGACAACTTCATGACCGGCCGCGCCAACGGCCTGCTGACCTACCACAACCGCAGCCTGGGCGGGCTGTTGGACGGTCTGGATCTCGGCCTGCAATATCAGGGGAAGAATCGGGGGGACGACGCTCTGCGGGCGAAGGATATTCAGACGCAAAACGGCGATGGCTACGCCTTTTCCGCCACCTACGACACCGGCGCGGGGCTAAACTTTGGCGCCGCCTACGCCAACTCTGCGCGCACCCTGGCGCAGCAGCGCTTCGGCCTGGCTGACGGCGATCGCGCCCGGGCCTGGACGCTGGGGCTGAAATACGATCTGGACAACCTCTACCTGGCGGCCAGCTATGCGCGCACCGAAAACATGACCTATGTCGACGGCGATCGCTACGCCGGCTTCGCCCCCCGCGCGGACGCCGTCGAGGCGGTCGCGCAGTATCACTTCGATTCCGGCGTCACGCCCTCGGTGGCCTACCTGCAAACGCGCGGCCGTAACCTGCCCGGCATCGGCGACGCCGATCTGGTCAAATACCTGGATCTGGCGCTGAACTACAGCTTCAACGCCAATATGTCGACCTACGTGGAGTACAAGCTCAACCTGCTGCAACGGCAGAACGCCGTCGGCGCCGGCGCCGACGACATTATCGAAACCGGCATCATGTATCAGTTCTGA
- a CDS encoding ABC transporter ATP-binding protein, producing the protein MLTQDVIISARRLNKTFIGENKRPTPVLRDVSLTVHAGEFVTILGQSGSGKSTLLRMLAGLIPPDSGTLTLAGKPVCGPSANAGMVFQSYALYPWLTVYDNIAFGLLAQKLPPQTIAERLGALLRLVGLSGYEHAWPRELSGGMRQRVGFARALAVEPDVLLLDEPFSALDIFTAQKLRSDLLALWGDNRLRTRAMVMVTHDVEEAVLMSDRVLILDATSKRIDDEFSINIPRAARNRGSLRHLTDRIRSCLYKKIAQAQPAG; encoded by the coding sequence ATGCTGACTCAAGACGTGATTATCAGCGCCCGTCGGTTGAACAAAACGTTTATCGGCGAAAACAAGCGCCCCACCCCCGTGCTGCGCGACGTGTCGCTGACCGTGCACGCCGGCGAGTTCGTCACCATTCTGGGGCAATCCGGTTCGGGCAAGTCCACGCTGCTGCGCATGCTGGCCGGGCTGATCCCGCCGGACAGCGGCACGCTCACCCTGGCGGGCAAACCGGTCTGCGGCCCGAGCGCCAACGCCGGCATGGTGTTTCAGTCCTACGCGCTCTACCCCTGGCTGACGGTGTACGACAACATCGCCTTCGGCCTGCTGGCGCAAAAGCTGCCGCCGCAGACGATCGCCGAGCGGCTGGGGGCGCTGCTGCGCCTGGTGGGGCTGAGCGGCTATGAGCACGCCTGGCCGCGCGAGCTGTCGGGCGGCATGCGCCAGCGCGTGGGCTTCGCCCGGGCGTTGGCGGTAGAGCCCGATGTCTTGCTGCTGGACGAGCCCTTCTCCGCCCTCGATATCTTTACCGCGCAAAAACTGCGCAGCGATCTGCTGGCGCTGTGGGGAGACAACCGGCTGCGCACGCGTGCCATGGTGATGGTGACGCACGACGTCGAAGAGGCGGTGTTGATGTCCGATCGGGTGCTGATCCTGGACGCGACCAGCAAACGGATCGATGACGAATTCAGCATCAATATTCCCCGCGCGGCGCGCAACCGGGGCAGCCTGCGGCACCTCACCGATCGGATCCGCAGCTGCCTGTACAAAAAAATCGCGCAGGCGCAACCGGCCGGATAA
- a CDS encoding ABC transporter permease has translation MQNNRGTSVFRKSYLNDFIVIAIGVFFIAFFIRAWGDMHGDFNEQNVSAISLDAWNLLYYSLRTSMRFLLGMAWSLLFSVVFAVLAARYAPLRRVILPFVNFMESVPLVGFLTFTTVYFLNLYPHSVMGLECTAIFAVFTGQAWNMMLTLYQTLRIVPKELDEAARSFNYNPWQRFWRLEFIYSVPGLLWNAMVSQSAAWFALVASEAIPVGDRSVELPGVGSYIAEALAQQNVPAILYAIVALAANIVLLDQLVFRPLVRYTARFKYEDVTANRALGNPWFYNSLAFSHVGAALGRTLRALADLWLFKLPRLWYALGLHRLFRLAAKGNWLWRSLWYLGVVLACVWFGYQLWEYFPKQYFAMLPEWMLLTTARVAAAMLLSVAIFTPLGVWIGLNPRLVKIFQPIIQILAAIPPNIFYPLIAAFIAIYHQDLGWWAIPMIMLGTQWYVLFNVIAGVSAIPTQITEVSETFGLRRFRWWRYYMLPAIFPYIVTGIISAAGGAWNSAIAAEVIQWGSTTLSATGLGAFISVVTDAGKNPESALGCAAMCALVALCIIFVWQPLYRIAETKFKYD, from the coding sequence ATGCAAAATAACCGGGGTACATCTGTTTTCAGAAAGTCTTATTTAAATGACTTTATCGTTATCGCCATCGGCGTTTTCTTCATTGCCTTTTTTATTCGCGCATGGGGCGACATGCACGGCGACTTCAATGAACAAAACGTCTCTGCCATTAGTCTCGATGCCTGGAACCTGCTTTATTATTCGCTCAGAACCAGCATGCGTTTTCTCCTCGGTATGGCCTGGTCGCTGCTTTTTTCTGTGGTGTTCGCCGTGCTGGCCGCGCGCTATGCGCCGCTGCGCCGGGTGATCCTGCCCTTCGTCAACTTTATGGAGTCGGTGCCGCTGGTGGGGTTCCTGACCTTCACGACCGTGTACTTTCTCAACCTCTACCCACACAGCGTGATGGGGCTGGAGTGCACCGCCATCTTCGCGGTGTTTACCGGCCAGGCCTGGAACATGATGCTGACGCTGTATCAGACGCTGCGCATCGTGCCCAAGGAGCTGGACGAAGCCGCCCGCAGCTTCAATTACAACCCGTGGCAACGCTTCTGGCGGCTGGAATTCATCTATTCGGTGCCGGGCCTGCTGTGGAACGCCATGGTGTCGCAATCCGCCGCCTGGTTCGCCCTGGTGGCCTCCGAAGCCATTCCGGTCGGCGATCGCTCGGTCGAACTGCCCGGCGTCGGCTCCTATATCGCCGAAGCGCTGGCGCAGCAGAACGTGCCGGCGATCCTGTATGCGATCGTCGCGCTGGCCGCCAACATCGTGCTGCTCGATCAGCTGGTGTTCCGCCCGCTGGTGCGTTACACCGCCCGCTTCAAATACGAAGACGTCACCGCCAATCGGGCGCTCGGCAATCCGTGGTTTTACAACAGCCTGGCCTTCTCGCACGTCGGCGCGGCGCTCGGCCGCACGCTGCGCGCGCTGGCTGACCTGTGGCTGTTCAAGCTGCCGCGGCTGTGGTACGCCCTCGGTCTGCACCGCCTGTTCAGGCTCGCCGCCAAAGGCAACTGGCTGTGGCGCAGCCTGTGGTATCTCGGCGTGGTGTTGGCCTGCGTGTGGTTCGGCTATCAGTTGTGGGAATACTTCCCCAAACAGTACTTCGCCATGCTGCCGGAGTGGATGTTGCTCACCACCGCGCGCGTGGCCGCGGCCATGCTGCTCAGCGTGGCGATCTTCACGCCGCTGGGGGTGTGGATCGGCCTGAATCCGCGCCTGGTGAAGATCTTCCAGCCGATCATCCAGATCCTGGCGGCCATTCCGCCCAACATTTTCTACCCGCTGATCGCCGCCTTCATCGCCATTTATCATCAGGATCTCGGCTGGTGGGCCATTCCGATGATCATGCTGGGCACCCAGTGGTACGTATTGTTCAACGTGATCGCCGGCGTTTCCGCCATTCCGACGCAGATCACCGAAGTCAGCGAAACCTTCGGCCTGCGCCGTTTCCGCTGGTGGCGCTACTACATGCTGCCGGCGATCTTCCCCTATATCGTGACCGGCATCATCTCCGCCGCCGGCGGCGCCTGGAACAGCGCCATCGCCGCCGAAGTGATCCAGTGGGGCAGCACCACCCTCAGCGCCACCGGGCTGGGCGCGTTCATTTCCGTCGTCACCGACGCCGGCAAGAACCCGGAGTCCGCACTGGGCTGCGCCGCGATGTGCGCGCTGGTGGCGCTGTGCATCATCTTCGTCTGGCAACCGCTGTATCGCATCGCGGAAACCAAATTCAAATATGACTGA
- a CDS encoding trehalose-6-phosphate synthase, whose protein sequence is MSRLVLISNKQCDGKDLACAGRTLAADAEPGLWLGWNGDVQNFAQRPISCRQRAGYDQVTFPLSIEEFRRHYQGYYHDGLWPVFHNQPEKAHFTPENYRAYRQLNRRFADIACEHLCPGDIVCIDDYQLLPCAQALKEQGLLNACAFFFHLPFPSAALLRRIPEHRQLIASLLFYDLIGFTTTDDRNAFLSCLSGEFPLEMLPDDQIQANGHLFATGIFPTGINGRQVY, encoded by the coding sequence ATGTCTCGTTTGGTGCTGATTTCCAACAAACAGTGCGACGGCAAGGATCTGGCCTGCGCCGGCCGGACGTTGGCGGCCGACGCCGAACCGGGGCTGTGGCTCGGCTGGAACGGCGACGTGCAGAATTTCGCGCAGCGCCCGATCAGTTGCCGCCAACGCGCCGGTTACGATCAGGTGACCTTCCCGCTGTCGATCGAGGAGTTTCGCCGCCACTATCAGGGCTACTACCACGACGGCCTGTGGCCGGTATTCCACAACCAGCCGGAGAAGGCGCACTTCACGCCGGAAAACTACCGCGCCTACCGGCAGCTGAATCGCCGTTTCGCCGATATCGCCTGCGAGCACCTGTGCCCGGGCGACATCGTCTGTATCGACGACTACCAGCTGCTGCCCTGCGCCCAGGCGTTGAAGGAGCAGGGGCTGCTGAATGCCTGCGCGTTCTTCTTCCACCTACCGTTCCCGTCGGCGGCGCTGCTGCGGCGCATCCCGGAACATCGCCAGCTGATCGCTTCGCTGCTGTTCTACGATCTGATCGGCTTTACCACCACGGACGATCGCAACGCCTTTCTCAGCTGCCTGTCAGGCGAGTTCCCGTTGGAGATGCTGCCCGACGACCAGATCCAGGCCAACGGGCATCTGTTCGCCACCGGCATTTTCCCCACCGGCATCAACGGCAGGCAGGTTTATTAA
- a CDS encoding GNAT family N-acetyltransferase, translating to MNMQPQLAPVQPLLCWRKGVFHISTDRQLLDIEAIQRFLSLPDRAAAERLARHGLCFGLYRKRHQLGFARMVTDYATFASVSELFVSAEYRGVGLGSWLTRCCLAHPALRGLRVTLPALQAPWRADCAAHAPRALH from the coding sequence ATGAACATGCAACCGCAATTGGCCCCCGTACAGCCGCTGCTCTGCTGGCGCAAAGGCGTTTTTCATATCAGCACCGATCGGCAGTTATTGGATATCGAAGCGATCCAGCGTTTCCTCAGCCTGCCGGATCGGGCGGCGGCGGAGCGCCTGGCGCGCCACGGCCTATGCTTTGGCCTGTACCGCAAACGCCACCAGCTCGGCTTCGCCCGCATGGTGACCGATTACGCCACCTTCGCCTCGGTGAGCGAGCTGTTCGTCAGCGCCGAATACCGCGGCGTCGGGCTGGGAAGCTGGCTGACGCGCTGCTGCCTGGCGCATCCGGCATTGCGCGGCCTGCGCGTCACGCTGCCCGCGCTGCAAGCGCCCTGGCGCGCCGACTGCGCGGCGCACGCCCCGCGCGCCCTGCACTGA
- a CDS encoding glutamine synthetase family protein translates to MHSNIIGFNPLLAELPASPTRTFHKELEHYLQRYPDTEQLDIYLHDLNGQLRGKRLPIAEAFGLEKGCYFPLSIYALDLHGRVIEESGLGQRAGEPDRLCLPVPGTLRPCARDPERHAQLLLTMQNADGGACELEPRVVLQRVLKRLHERNCFPVVAAELEFYLQDPLRPAEAEACPTQSFAVDAPERHHALLSDIERHARLQSLPLTGVVAEAASGQYELNLHHSRRVLEACDQIMALKRLTRQIAEQHHQHACFMAKPCAHAAGSGLHFHISLQNEHGENLLTGAPGELSDNMQQAMAGMLALMPASMAILAPNINAFRRFRPGMHVPLRASWGHNNRTVALRLPCADSANQRIEYRLAGADANPYLALAVMLGGLLHGLEHPLPLPPAANGCESDNAAPLPLGQQEALALFRHSDPLRELLGPAFCTLWHTCKSAELRRFEEQVTAAELGWML, encoded by the coding sequence ATGCATTCTAATATCATCGGGTTCAATCCTCTGCTGGCGGAGCTGCCCGCATCGCCGACGCGCACCTTCCACAAAGAGCTGGAACACTACCTGCAGCGCTATCCGGATACCGAACAGCTGGATATTTATCTGCACGATCTGAACGGCCAGCTGCGCGGCAAGCGGCTGCCGATCGCCGAAGCCTTTGGGCTGGAAAAAGGCTGCTACTTCCCGCTGTCGATCTACGCCCTGGATCTGCACGGCCGGGTGATTGAAGAGAGCGGGCTGGGGCAGCGGGCGGGCGAGCCGGATCGGCTGTGCCTGCCGGTGCCCGGCACGCTGCGCCCCTGCGCGCGCGATCCCGAACGCCACGCCCAGCTGCTGCTGACGATGCAAAACGCCGACGGCGGCGCCTGCGAGCTGGAGCCGCGCGTGGTGCTGCAACGGGTGCTGAAGCGCCTGCACGAGCGCAACTGCTTCCCGGTGGTGGCGGCCGAACTGGAGTTCTACCTGCAGGATCCGCTGCGCCCCGCCGAGGCGGAAGCCTGCCCGACGCAGAGCTTCGCGGTGGATGCGCCCGAGCGCCACCATGCGCTGCTGAGCGACATCGAACGGCACGCGCGGCTGCAAAGCCTGCCGCTGACCGGCGTGGTGGCTGAAGCCGCTTCCGGCCAGTACGAGCTGAACCTGCATCACAGCCGGCGCGTGCTGGAAGCCTGTGACCAGATCATGGCGCTGAAGCGCCTGACGCGGCAGATTGCCGAGCAACATCACCAGCACGCCTGCTTTATGGCCAAGCCCTGCGCCCATGCCGCCGGCAGCGGGCTGCATTTCCACATCAGCCTGCAGAACGAGCACGGCGAGAACCTGCTGACCGGCGCGCCGGGCGAACTGAGCGACAACATGCAACAGGCGATGGCGGGCATGCTGGCGCTGATGCCGGCGTCGATGGCGATCCTGGCGCCCAACATCAACGCGTTTCGCCGCTTCCGCCCCGGCATGCACGTGCCGCTGCGCGCCTCCTGGGGCCACAACAATCGTACGGTAGCGCTGCGCCTGCCCTGCGCCGACAGCGCCAATCAGCGCATCGAATACCGCCTGGCCGGCGCCGACGCCAACCCCTATCTGGCGCTGGCGGTGATGCTCGGCGGCCTGCTGCACGGGCTGGAACACCCGCTGCCGCTGCCGCCCGCCGCCAACGGCTGCGAAAGCGACAACGCCGCCCCCTTGCCGCTCGGCCAGCAGGAGGCGCTGGCGCTGTTCCGCCACAGCGATCCGCTGCGCGAATTGCTCGGCCCGGCGTTCTGCACCCTGTGGCACACCTGCAAAAGCGCCGAACTGCGCCGCTTCGAGGAACAGGTCACCGCCGCCGAACTCGGCTGGATGCTGTAA
- a CDS encoding LysR family transcriptional regulator codes for MKMSIKQLRAFLAVAHTLNFAQASERLNISQPALSLAIRGLEDALGGPLLLRTTRRVTLTPEGETFFPMARQLLADWDNAEEAMRQRFTLQMGKVAIAAMPSFAGNPLPPILKAFRDRYAGINVAVHDVINEQVFEMIREGRVEMGIAFEPEPSDTLHFTPLCRDRFLAVVPKDSALARKAQVSWKELLTLDFITLQRPSAVRLLLEQALARSGRTLEVAFESHQLVTVGRMVANGLGASAVPALCERQMDELGAVCVPLNGPIIERRVGLIRLAQHQLSSAAQALATVIEREMAGSGG; via the coding sequence ATGAAAATGAGCATCAAACAGTTACGCGCGTTTTTAGCGGTAGCTCACACTCTGAATTTCGCCCAGGCCAGCGAGCGGCTGAATATTTCTCAGCCGGCGCTCAGCCTGGCGATCCGTGGGCTGGAAGACGCGCTGGGCGGGCCGCTGCTGCTGCGCACCACCCGCCGGGTGACGCTGACGCCGGAAGGAGAAACCTTCTTCCCGATGGCGCGCCAGCTGCTGGCGGATTGGGATAACGCGGAAGAGGCGATGCGCCAGCGCTTTACCCTGCAGATGGGCAAGGTGGCGATCGCCGCCATGCCGTCGTTCGCCGGCAACCCGCTGCCGCCGATCCTCAAGGCGTTTCGCGATCGTTACGCCGGCATCAACGTGGCGGTGCACGACGTCATCAACGAGCAGGTGTTTGAAATGATCCGCGAAGGCCGGGTGGAGATGGGCATCGCCTTCGAGCCGGAGCCGAGCGACACCCTGCACTTCACCCCGCTGTGCCGCGATCGCTTTCTGGCGGTGGTGCCGAAGGATTCGGCGCTGGCGCGCAAGGCGCAGGTGAGCTGGAAGGAGCTGCTGACGCTGGATTTCATCACCCTGCAGCGGCCATCAGCGGTGCGGCTGCTGCTGGAGCAGGCGCTGGCCCGCAGCGGGCGAACGCTGGAGGTGGCGTTTGAGAGCCACCAGCTGGTGACGGTCGGGCGCATGGTGGCCAACGGCCTCGGCGCCAGCGCGGTGCCGGCGCTGTGCGAGCGACAGATGGATGAGCTGGGGGCGGTGTGCGTGCCGCTGAACGGCCCGATTATCGAACGGCGCGTGGGCCTGATCCGCCTGGCGCAGCACCAACTCTCTTCCGCCGCGCAGGCGCTGGCGACGGTAATCGAACGGGAGATGGCGGGAAGTGGCGGGTAA
- a CDS encoding CoA transferase subunit A: MAGLDKRVGSYQEALAGLTDNMTVLAGGFGLCGIPENLIEEIRRRGVRGLTVVSNNCGVDGFGLGRLLETHQIRKVVGSYVGENALFEQQALSGELEVDLTPQGTLAEKIRAGGAGIPAFFTATGYGTPIAEGKEVREFNGRPYIMETAITGDFAIVKGWKADHFGNVIYRHTAQNFNPLMATAGRITVVEVEEIVAPGELDPAAIHTPGIYVDRLIQGTFEKRIEQRTLRA; this comes from the coding sequence ATGGCAGGGCTCGACAAACGCGTCGGCAGCTACCAGGAAGCGCTGGCAGGCCTGACGGACAACATGACGGTGCTGGCGGGCGGCTTTGGCCTGTGCGGCATCCCGGAAAACCTGATCGAAGAGATCCGCCGGCGCGGCGTGCGCGGGTTGACGGTGGTCTCCAACAACTGCGGCGTCGACGGGTTCGGCCTCGGGCGGCTGCTGGAGACCCATCAGATCCGCAAGGTGGTGGGATCGTACGTCGGTGAAAACGCGCTGTTCGAGCAGCAGGCGCTCAGCGGCGAGCTGGAGGTGGATCTTACGCCGCAGGGCACGCTGGCGGAGAAGATCCGCGCCGGTGGCGCCGGCATCCCGGCGTTCTTCACCGCCACCGGTTACGGCACGCCGATCGCCGAAGGCAAAGAGGTGCGCGAGTTCAACGGCCGCCCTTACATCATGGAAACCGCCATCACCGGCGATTTCGCCATCGTGAAAGGCTGGAAGGCCGATCACTTCGGCAACGTCATCTACCGCCACACTGCGCAGAACTTCAATCCGCTGATGGCGACCGCCGGGCGCATCACGGTGGTGGAAGTGGAAGAGATCGTGGCGCCGGGCGAACTGGATCCGGCGGCGATCCACACCCCCGGCATCTACGTCGATCGGCTGATCCAGGGCACCTTCGAGAAGCGTATCGAACAACGCACCCTGCGGGCATAA
- a CDS encoding CoA transferase subunit B encodes MLTREQMAQRVAQELRDGYYVNLGIGIPTLVANYVPAGMDVMLQSENGLLGMGEFPTEQQLDADMINAGKQTVTARLGASIFDSAQSFAMIRGGHVDLTVLGAFEVDVEGNIASWMIPGKMVKGMGGAMDLVAGAENIIVVMTHAAKGGESKLLPRCTLPLTGARCIRKVLTDLAYLEIEDGAFVLRERAPGVSVAEIVAKTAGRLIVPEQVPEMRF; translated from the coding sequence ATGCTTACCCGTGAACAAATGGCGCAGCGCGTGGCGCAAGAGCTGAGAGACGGTTACTACGTCAACCTGGGCATCGGCATCCCGACGCTGGTGGCCAACTACGTGCCGGCGGGCATGGACGTGATGCTGCAGTCGGAAAACGGCCTGCTGGGGATGGGCGAGTTCCCGACCGAGCAGCAGCTGGACGCCGACATGATCAACGCCGGCAAGCAGACGGTCACCGCGCGCCTCGGCGCGTCTATTTTCGATTCGGCGCAGTCGTTCGCCATGATCCGCGGCGGCCATGTCGATCTGACCGTGCTGGGGGCGTTTGAAGTGGACGTCGAAGGCAACATCGCCTCGTGGATGATCCCCGGCAAGATGGTCAAGGGCATGGGCGGCGCGATGGATCTGGTGGCGGGGGCGGAGAACATCATCGTGGTGATGACCCACGCCGCGAAGGGCGGCGAGTCCAAGCTGCTGCCGCGCTGCACGCTGCCGCTGACCGGCGCCCGCTGCATCCGCAAGGTATTGACCGATCTGGCCTATCTGGAAATTGAAGACGGCGCCTTCGTGCTGCGCGAACGCGCGCCGGGCGTCAGCGTGGCGGAGATTGTCGCCAAAACCGCCGGCCGGCTGATTGTGCCGGAGCAAGTGCCGGAAATGCGTTTCTGA